From a single Sebastes umbrosus isolate fSebUmb1 chromosome 17, fSebUmb1.pri, whole genome shotgun sequence genomic region:
- the LOC119475908 gene encoding protein FAM111A-like isoform X12: MEPTNDQPLKTKNNGPMDKVIKEEADNQNGESSEASTSGSTPPLAQSQQGSAHVPRNPVDTQEEADNQNGENSQASTSESTPPLAQGQQGSAHVPRDPVDKQVEEPHATHSFEWSWGDIKPTTCTCKKAGTVENLLKRSAQFNEIAKKNNNKELVIVRDGKAISSHFPCSLIKNEHLSVKYVKAVDKPKQPESKRKGPSGDLVTFHLLTKGGKNVVEIMRNPALKKFQEMTVYAYKDEKVKHALRRDGRLQNTVFKKNCALSHKITESTTEMSSLVDDLDGKTFKIILLNKSSPPASQPGSLDDAYMVQTGSQRSVSDGNQDPQQQSSTTESVDDNTPKKKPKLDGNKAPEKMLCEIPNSKTMQNHLLSQFKDLVKGMNVPQRSKLSRIQKLFRVDYGKNAQTCREVKTMKELMKLSDSVCQVRIKGKAKGSGFLLFDKFVLTNGHVLKDIYNESTGQLNETVTVHFSFESLDQMESEAVMEEVAGFELCDDESGHKHDWALLSLGDDQTLPDVLLTRFGFLPQIGAICIIGHPDGGVKKIDPCLIIPTENRIQVVEKRRGENPEGVEPFNPYYRENLETIQLITDRFFDDASNDKSNRQALSYESCFYFGSSGSPVFDEHCNVVAMHSGGYAYSNARGETQSVIEYGYPLSIITEHIIVQMVKREKFDVLKKYLACSYEHHRDMMTNVKKLVESRNLLAFKNAANNSVVTNDESLKAFFDFISQREEQVPMDCD; the protein is encoded by the exons atggAGCCTACCAATGATCAACCCTTGAAGACCAAAAATAATGGACCAATGGACAAAGTTATCAAG GAAGAAGCAGACAACCAGAATGGGGAAAGCAGTGAAGCTTCAACCTCAGGGAGTACACCACCTCTTGCCCAAAGTCAGCAGGGATCGGCTCACGTCCCTCGCAACCCTGTGGATACACAG GAAGAAGCAGACAACCAGAATGGGGaaaacagtcaggcttcaacctCAGAGAGTACACCACCTCTTGCCCAAGGTCAGCAGGGATCGGCTCACGTCCCTCGCGACCCTGTGGATAAACAG GTGGAGGAGCCACATGCAACCCATTCTTTCGAGTGGAGCTGGGGTGACATTAAACCCACAACTTGTACCTGCAAGAAAGCAGGAACTGTTGAGAACTTGCTGAAGAGAAGTGCACAGTTTAACGAAATTGCAAAaaagaacaataacaaagaGCTTGTTATTGTAAGAGATGGGAAAGCTATCAGTTCACACTTTCCATGCagcttaattaaaaatgaacatCTGTCTGTCAAGTATGTTAAAGCTGTTGACAAGCCGAAGCAACCGGAAAGCAAAAGAAAGGGGCCCTCTGGTGACCTTGTGACGTTTCATTTACTGACAAAGGGAGGTAAAAATGTAGTGGAAATCATGAGAAACCCAGCTCTAAAAAAATTCCAGGAAATGACTGTTTATGCATACAAAGACGAAAAAGTGAAACATGCTCTGAGAAGAGATGGTCGTTTACAGAATACCGTATTCAAAAAGAACTGTGCTCTCTCTCACAAGATCACTGAAAGCACCACTGAAATGTCCAGTCTCGTTGATGATCTTGATGGTAAAACTTTCAAGATCATACTGCTCAATAAGTCTAGTCCACCAGCAAGTCAGCCTGGCAGTCTTGATGATGCTTACATGGTGCAAACTGGATCTCAGAGGTCTGTCTCTGATGGAAACCAAGATCCTCAACAGCAGTCTAGCACAACTGAGTCAGTGGATGACAACACACCAAAAAAGAAACCAAAGCTAGATGGTAATAAGGCACCAGAAAAGATGTTATGTGAAATACCTAATTCAAAGACGATGCAGAATCACCTATTGTCACAGTTTAAAGATTTGGTGAAAGGAATGAATGTTCCGCAAAGATCTAAGCTTTCTCGTATCCAGAAACTCTTCCGTGTTGATTACGGGAAGAACGCTCAGACATGCAGGGAAgtgaaaacaatgaaagaacTGATGAAACTCAGCGACTCTGTTTGCCAGGTGAGAATAAAAGGCAAAGCAAAAGGAAGTGGGTTTCTCCTGTTTGACAAGTTTGTCCTCACAAATGGCCATGTACTTAAAGACATTTATAATGAGAGTACAGGGCAGCTTAATGAGACGGTCACTGTCCATTTCTCTTTTGAAAGTCTCGACCAAATGGAGTCAGAAGCAGTGATGGAAGAG GTTGCTGGATTTGAACTCTGTGATGATGAGTCAGGGCACAAGCATGACTGGGCTTTGTTGAGTCTCGGTGATGATCAGACATTGCCTGATGTTCTGTTAACACGCTTCGGATTCCTTCCCCAAATTGGAGCAATTTGCATTATTGGGCATCCTGATGGTGGTGTGAAAAAGATAGATCCATGCTTGATTATTCCGACTGAAAACCGGATCCAGGTTGTGGAGAAGCGTCGCGGTGAAAATCCAGAGGGCGTTGAGCCGTTCAACCCTTATTACAGAGAAAATCTAGAGACCATTCAGTTGATTACTGACCGTTTCTTCGACGATGCGAGTAATGATAAAAGTAACAGACAGGCTCTATCTTAtgagtcttgtttttattttggctcATCTGGCTCTCCTGTCTTTGATGAGCACTGCAATGTTGTTGCAATGCATTCAGGCGGATATGCCTACAGCAATGCAAGGGGTGAAACCCAGAGTGTCATAGAGTATGGCTATCCATTGTCCATCATTACTGAGCACATCATTGTCCAAATGGTGAAAAGAGAAAAGTTTGatgtgttgaagaaataccTGGCTTGCAGTTATGAACATCACCGAGACATGATGACCAATGTGAAGAAACTGGTTGAGAGCAGAAATCTCCTAGCATTTAAAAATGCAGCAAACAATTCAGTGGTCACAAATGATGAGAGTTTGAAGGCATTCTTTGACTTCATCTCTCAGAGAGAGGAACAGGTCCCAATGGACTGTGATTGA
- the LOC119475908 gene encoding protein FAM111A-like isoform X10 has product MEPTNDQPLKTKNNGPMDKVIKEEADNQNGESSEASTSGSTPPLAQSQQGSAHVPRNPVDTQEEADNQNGENSQASTSESTPPLAQGQQGSAHVPRDPVDKQVEEPHATHSFEWSWGDIKPTTCTCKKAGTVENLLKRSAQFNEIAKKNNNKELVIVRDGKAISSHFPCSLIKNEHLSVKYVKAVDKPKQPESKRKGPSGDLVTFHLLTKGGKNVVEIMRNPALKKFQEMTVYAYKDEKVKHALRRDGRLQNTVFKKNCALSHKITESTTEMSSLVDDLDGKTFKIILLNKSSPPASQPGSLDDAYMVQTGSQRSVSDGNQDPQQQSSTTESVDDNTPKKKPKLDGNKAPEKMLCEIPNSKTMQNHLLSQFKDLVKGMNVPQRSKLSRIQKLFRVDYGKNAQTCREVKTMKELMKLSDSVCQVRIKGKAKGSGFLLFDKFVLTNGHVLKDIYNESTGQLNETVTVHFSFESLDQMESEAVMEEVEEVEEVEEVAGFELCDDESGHKHDWALLSLGDDQTLPDVLLTRFGFLPQIGAICIIGHPDGGVKKIDPCLIIPTENRIQVVEKRRGENPEGVEPFNPYYRENLETIQLITDRFFDDASNDKSNRQALSYESCFYFGSSGSPVFDEHCNVVAMHSGGYAYSNARGETQSVIEYGYPLSIITEHIIVQMVKREKFDVLKKYLACSYEHHRDMMTNVKKLVESRNLLAFKNAANNSVVTNDESLKAFFDFISQREEQVPMDCD; this is encoded by the exons atggAGCCTACCAATGATCAACCCTTGAAGACCAAAAATAATGGACCAATGGACAAAGTTATCAAG GAAGAAGCAGACAACCAGAATGGGGAAAGCAGTGAAGCTTCAACCTCAGGGAGTACACCACCTCTTGCCCAAAGTCAGCAGGGATCGGCTCACGTCCCTCGCAACCCTGTGGATACACAG GAAGAAGCAGACAACCAGAATGGGGaaaacagtcaggcttcaacctCAGAGAGTACACCACCTCTTGCCCAAGGTCAGCAGGGATCGGCTCACGTCCCTCGCGACCCTGTGGATAAACAG GTGGAGGAGCCACATGCAACCCATTCTTTCGAGTGGAGCTGGGGTGACATTAAACCCACAACTTGTACCTGCAAGAAAGCAGGAACTGTTGAGAACTTGCTGAAGAGAAGTGCACAGTTTAACGAAATTGCAAAaaagaacaataacaaagaGCTTGTTATTGTAAGAGATGGGAAAGCTATCAGTTCACACTTTCCATGCagcttaattaaaaatgaacatCTGTCTGTCAAGTATGTTAAAGCTGTTGACAAGCCGAAGCAACCGGAAAGCAAAAGAAAGGGGCCCTCTGGTGACCTTGTGACGTTTCATTTACTGACAAAGGGAGGTAAAAATGTAGTGGAAATCATGAGAAACCCAGCTCTAAAAAAATTCCAGGAAATGACTGTTTATGCATACAAAGACGAAAAAGTGAAACATGCTCTGAGAAGAGATGGTCGTTTACAGAATACCGTATTCAAAAAGAACTGTGCTCTCTCTCACAAGATCACTGAAAGCACCACTGAAATGTCCAGTCTCGTTGATGATCTTGATGGTAAAACTTTCAAGATCATACTGCTCAATAAGTCTAGTCCACCAGCAAGTCAGCCTGGCAGTCTTGATGATGCTTACATGGTGCAAACTGGATCTCAGAGGTCTGTCTCTGATGGAAACCAAGATCCTCAACAGCAGTCTAGCACAACTGAGTCAGTGGATGACAACACACCAAAAAAGAAACCAAAGCTAGATGGTAATAAGGCACCAGAAAAGATGTTATGTGAAATACCTAATTCAAAGACGATGCAGAATCACCTATTGTCACAGTTTAAAGATTTGGTGAAAGGAATGAATGTTCCGCAAAGATCTAAGCTTTCTCGTATCCAGAAACTCTTCCGTGTTGATTACGGGAAGAACGCTCAGACATGCAGGGAAgtgaaaacaatgaaagaacTGATGAAACTCAGCGACTCTGTTTGCCAGGTGAGAATAAAAGGCAAAGCAAAAGGAAGTGGGTTTCTCCTGTTTGACAAGTTTGTCCTCACAAATGGCCATGTACTTAAAGACATTTATAATGAGAGTACAGGGCAGCTTAATGAGACGGTCACTGTCCATTTCTCTTTTGAAAGTCTCGACCAAATGGAGTCAGAAGCAGTGATGGAAGAGGTGGAAGAGGTTGAAGAGGTGGAAGAG GTTGCTGGATTTGAACTCTGTGATGATGAGTCAGGGCACAAGCATGACTGGGCTTTGTTGAGTCTCGGTGATGATCAGACATTGCCTGATGTTCTGTTAACACGCTTCGGATTCCTTCCCCAAATTGGAGCAATTTGCATTATTGGGCATCCTGATGGTGGTGTGAAAAAGATAGATCCATGCTTGATTATTCCGACTGAAAACCGGATCCAGGTTGTGGAGAAGCGTCGCGGTGAAAATCCAGAGGGCGTTGAGCCGTTCAACCCTTATTACAGAGAAAATCTAGAGACCATTCAGTTGATTACTGACCGTTTCTTCGACGATGCGAGTAATGATAAAAGTAACAGACAGGCTCTATCTTAtgagtcttgtttttattttggctcATCTGGCTCTCCTGTCTTTGATGAGCACTGCAATGTTGTTGCAATGCATTCAGGCGGATATGCCTACAGCAATGCAAGGGGTGAAACCCAGAGTGTCATAGAGTATGGCTATCCATTGTCCATCATTACTGAGCACATCATTGTCCAAATGGTGAAAAGAGAAAAGTTTGatgtgttgaagaaataccTGGCTTGCAGTTATGAACATCACCGAGACATGATGACCAATGTGAAGAAACTGGTTGAGAGCAGAAATCTCCTAGCATTTAAAAATGCAGCAAACAATTCAGTGGTCACAAATGATGAGAGTTTGAAGGCATTCTTTGACTTCATCTCTCAGAGAGAGGAACAGGTCCCAATGGACTGTGATTGA
- the LOC119475908 gene encoding protein FAM111A-like isoform X11: protein MEPTNDQPLKIKNNGPMDKVIKEEADNQNGESSQASTSGSTPPLAQGQQGSAHVPRDPVDKQEEADNQNGESSQASTSGSTTPLAQSQQGSAHVPRDPVDKQVEEPHATHSFEWSWGDIKPTTCTCKKAGTVENLLKRSPQFNKIAKKNNNKELVILRDGRAISSHFPCCLIKNELLSIKYVEAVDKPKQPESQRKGPSGDLVTFHLLTRGGKKVVKIMRNPALKDFQEMTVYAYKDEKVEQALRGDGRLQNTVFKKDCALSHKITESTTEMSSLVDDLDGKTFKIILLDKSSPPASQPGSLDDAYMVQTGSQRSVSDENQDPQQQSSTTESVDENTPKKNTKPDGNKAPEKMSCEIPNSKTMQNRLVSEIRALVKVMKVQQGSKRISIQNLFRVDYGKNAQTCREVKTMKELMKLSDSVCQVRIKGKAKGSGFLLFDKFVLTNGHVVRGIFNESTGKPYKRVTVHFSFESLGQMESGAAVKEVKEVAGFELCDDESGHKHDWALLSLGDDQTLPDVLLTRFGFLPQIGAICIIGHPDGGVKKIDPCLIIPTENRIQVVEKRRGENPEGVEPFNPYYRENLETIQLITDRFFDDASNDKSNRQALSYESCFYFGSSGSPVFDEHCNVVAMHSGGYAYSNARGETQSVIEYGYPLSIITEHIIVQMVKREKFDVLKKYLACSYEHHRDMMTNVKKLVESRNLLAFKNAANNSVVTNDESLKAFFDFISQREEQVPMDCD, encoded by the exons atggagcCTACCAATGATCAACCCTTGAAGATCAAAAATAATGGACCAATGGACAAAGTTATCAAG GAAGAAGCAGACAACCAGAATGGGGAAAGCAGTCAGGCTTCAACCTCAGGGAGTACACCACCTCTTGCCCAAGGTCAGCAGGGATCGGCTCACGTCCCTCGCGACCCTGTGGATAAACAG GAAGAAGCAGACAACCAGAATGGGGAAAGCAGTCAAGCTTCAACCTCAGGGAGTACAACACCTCTTGCCCAAAGTCAGCAGGGATCGGCTCACGTCCCTCGCGACCCTGTGGATAAACAG GTGGAGGAGCCACATGCAACCCATTCTTTCGAGTGGAGCTGGGGTGACATTAAACCCACAACTTGTACCTGCAAGAAAGCAGGAACTGTTGAGAACTTGCTGAAGAGAAGTCCACAGTttaacaaaattgcaaaaaagaacaataacaaagaGCTTGTTATTTTAAGAGATGGGAGAGCTATCAGTTCACACTTTCCATGCtgcttaattaaaaatgaacttCTGTCTATCAAGTATGTTGAAGCTGTTGACAAGCCGAAGCAACCGGAAAGCCAAAGAAAGGGGCCCTCTGGTGACCTTGTGACGTTTCATTTACTGACAAGGGGAGGTAAAAAAGTAGTGAAAATCATGAGAAACCCAGCTCTAAAAGATTTCCAGGAAATGACTGTTTATGCATACAAAGACGAAAAAGTGGAGCAAGCTCTGAGAGGAGATGGTCGTTTACAGAATACCGTATTCAAAAAGGACTGTGCTCTCTCTCACAAGATCACTGAAAGCACCACTGAAATGTCCAGTCTCGTTGATGATCTTGATGGTAAAACTTTCAAGATCATACTGCTCGATAAGTCTAGTCCACCAGCAAGTCAGCCTGGCAGTCTTGATGATGCTTACATGGTGCAAACTGGATCTCAGAGGTCTGTCTCTGATGAAAACCAAGATCCTCAACAGCAGTCTAGCACAACTGAGTCAGTGGatgaaaacacaccaaaaaagaatacaaagccAGATGGTAATAAGGCACCAGAAAAGATGTCATGTGAAATACCTAATTCCAAGACGATGCAGAATCGCCTAGTTTCAGAGATTCGAGCTTTGGTGAAAGTAATGAAAGTTCAGCAAGGATCTAAGCGTATTAGTATCCAGAATCTCTTCCGTGTAGATTACGGGAAGAACGCTCAGACATGCAGGGAAgtgaaaacaatgaaagaacTGATGAAACTCAGTGACTCTGTTTGCCAGGTGAGAATAAAAGGCAAAGCAAAAGGAAGTGGGTTTCTCCTGTTTGACAAGTTTGTCCTCACAAATGGCCATGTAGTTAGAGGCATTTTTAATGAGAGTACAGGGAAGCCTTATAAGAGGGTCACAGTCCATTTCTCTTTTGAAAGTCTCGGCCAGATGGAGTCAGGAGCAGCGGTGAAAGAGGTGAAAGAGGTTGCTGGATTTGAACTCTGTGATGATGAGTCAGGGCACAAGCATGACTGGGCTTTGTTGAGTCTCGGTGATGATCAGACATTGCCTGATGTTCTGTTAACACGCTTCGGATTCCTTCCCCAAATTGGAGCAATTTGCATTATTGGGCATCCTGATGGTGGTGTGAAAAAGATAGATCCATGCTTGATTATTCCGACTGAAAACCGGATCCAGGTTGTGGAGAAGCGTCGCGGTGAAAATCCAGAGGGCGTTGAGCCGTTCAACCCTTATTACAGAGAAAATCTAGAGACCATTCAGTTGATTACTGACCGTTTCTTCGACGATGCGAGTAATGATAAAAGTAACAGACAGGCTCTATCTTAtgagtcttgtttttattttggctcATCTGGCTCTCCTGTCTTTGATGAGCACTGCAATGTTGTTGCAATGCATTCAGGCGGATATGCCTACAGCAATGCAAGGGGTGAAACCCAGAGTGTCATAGAGTATGGCTATCCATTGTCCATCATTACTGAGCACATCATTGTCCAAATGGTGAAAAGAGAAAAGTTTGatgtgttgaagaaataccTGGCTTGCAGTTATGAACATCACCGAGACATGATGACCAATGTGAAGAAACTGGTTGAGAGCAGAAATCTCCTAGCATTTAAAAATGCAGCAAACAATTCAGTGGTCACAAATGATGAGAGTTTGAAGGCATTCTTTGACTTCATCTCTCAGAGAGAGGAACAGGTCCCAATGGACTGTGATTGA
- the LOC119475908 gene encoding protein FAM111A-like isoform X14 produces the protein MEPTNDQPLKIKNNGPMDKVIKEEADNQNGESSQASTSGSTTPLAQSQQGSAHVPRDPVDKQVEEPHATHSFEWSWGDIKPTTCTCKKAGTVENLLKRSPQFNKIAKKNNNKELVILRDGRAISSHFPCCLIKNELLSIKYVEAVDKPKQPESQRKGPSGDLVTFHLLTRGGKKVVKIMRNPALKDFQEMTVYAYKDEKVEQALRGDGRLQNTVFKKDCALSHKITESTTEMSSLVDDLDGKTFKIILLDKSSPPASQPGSLDDAYMVQTGSQRSVSDENQDPQQQSSTTESVDENTPKKNTKPDGNKAPEKMSCEIPNSKTMQNRLVSEIRALVKVMKVQQGSKRISIQNLFRVDYGKNAQTCREVKTMKELMKLSDSVCQVRIKGKAKGSGFLLFDKFVLTNGHVVRGIFNESTGKPYKRVTVHFSFESLGQMESGAAVKEVKEVAGFELCDDESGHKHDWALLSLGDDQTLPDVLLTRFGFLPQIGAICIIGHPDGGVKKIDPCLIIPTENRIQVVEKRRGENPEGVEPFNPYYRENLETIQLITDRFFDDASNDKSNRQALSYESCFYFGSSGSPVFDEHCNVVAMHSGGYAYSNARGETQSVIEYGYPLSIITEHIIVQMVKREKFDVLKKYLACSYEHHRDMMTNVKKLVESRNLLAFKNAANNSVVTNDESLKAFFDFISQREEQVPMDCD, from the exons atggagcCTACCAATGATCAACCCTTGAAGATCAAAAATAATGGACCAATGGACAAAGTTATCAAG GAAGAAGCAGACAACCAGAATGGGGAAAGCAGTCAAGCTTCAACCTCAGGGAGTACAACACCTCTTGCCCAAAGTCAGCAGGGATCGGCTCACGTCCCTCGCGACCCTGTGGATAAACAG GTGGAGGAGCCACATGCAACCCATTCTTTCGAGTGGAGCTGGGGTGACATTAAACCCACAACTTGTACCTGCAAGAAAGCAGGAACTGTTGAGAACTTGCTGAAGAGAAGTCCACAGTttaacaaaattgcaaaaaagaacaataacaaagaGCTTGTTATTTTAAGAGATGGGAGAGCTATCAGTTCACACTTTCCATGCtgcttaattaaaaatgaacttCTGTCTATCAAGTATGTTGAAGCTGTTGACAAGCCGAAGCAACCGGAAAGCCAAAGAAAGGGGCCCTCTGGTGACCTTGTGACGTTTCATTTACTGACAAGGGGAGGTAAAAAAGTAGTGAAAATCATGAGAAACCCAGCTCTAAAAGATTTCCAGGAAATGACTGTTTATGCATACAAAGACGAAAAAGTGGAGCAAGCTCTGAGAGGAGATGGTCGTTTACAGAATACCGTATTCAAAAAGGACTGTGCTCTCTCTCACAAGATCACTGAAAGCACCACTGAAATGTCCAGTCTCGTTGATGATCTTGATGGTAAAACTTTCAAGATCATACTGCTCGATAAGTCTAGTCCACCAGCAAGTCAGCCTGGCAGTCTTGATGATGCTTACATGGTGCAAACTGGATCTCAGAGGTCTGTCTCTGATGAAAACCAAGATCCTCAACAGCAGTCTAGCACAACTGAGTCAGTGGatgaaaacacaccaaaaaagaatacaaagccAGATGGTAATAAGGCACCAGAAAAGATGTCATGTGAAATACCTAATTCCAAGACGATGCAGAATCGCCTAGTTTCAGAGATTCGAGCTTTGGTGAAAGTAATGAAAGTTCAGCAAGGATCTAAGCGTATTAGTATCCAGAATCTCTTCCGTGTAGATTACGGGAAGAACGCTCAGACATGCAGGGAAgtgaaaacaatgaaagaacTGATGAAACTCAGTGACTCTGTTTGCCAGGTGAGAATAAAAGGCAAAGCAAAAGGAAGTGGGTTTCTCCTGTTTGACAAGTTTGTCCTCACAAATGGCCATGTAGTTAGAGGCATTTTTAATGAGAGTACAGGGAAGCCTTATAAGAGGGTCACAGTCCATTTCTCTTTTGAAAGTCTCGGCCAGATGGAGTCAGGAGCAGCGGTGAAAGAGGTGAAAGAGGTTGCTGGATTTGAACTCTGTGATGATGAGTCAGGGCACAAGCATGACTGGGCTTTGTTGAGTCTCGGTGATGATCAGACATTGCCTGATGTTCTGTTAACACGCTTCGGATTCCTTCCCCAAATTGGAGCAATTTGCATTATTGGGCATCCTGATGGTGGTGTGAAAAAGATAGATCCATGCTTGATTATTCCGACTGAAAACCGGATCCAGGTTGTGGAGAAGCGTCGCGGTGAAAATCCAGAGGGCGTTGAGCCGTTCAACCCTTATTACAGAGAAAATCTAGAGACCATTCAGTTGATTACTGACCGTTTCTTCGACGATGCGAGTAATGATAAAAGTAACAGACAGGCTCTATCTTAtgagtcttgtttttattttggctcATCTGGCTCTCCTGTCTTTGATGAGCACTGCAATGTTGTTGCAATGCATTCAGGCGGATATGCCTACAGCAATGCAAGGGGTGAAACCCAGAGTGTCATAGAGTATGGCTATCCATTGTCCATCATTACTGAGCACATCATTGTCCAAATGGTGAAAAGAGAAAAGTTTGatgtgttgaagaaataccTGGCTTGCAGTTATGAACATCACCGAGACATGATGACCAATGTGAAGAAACTGGTTGAGAGCAGAAATCTCCTAGCATTTAAAAATGCAGCAAACAATTCAGTGGTCACAAATGATGAGAGTTTGAAGGCATTCTTTGACTTCATCTCTCAGAGAGAGGAACAGGTCCCAATGGACTGTGATTGA